The Deltaproteobacteria bacterium genome includes the window ACATCCCGCCGGGGCTGCAAGCCGCCATGTACGTGGCCACCCTCGGCGCTGCCGCGGTGGCGGCGCTGAAGATTGCCGCGCAGGTGCGGCGCTGGCGCCGCGGCGGCCCCGAGCCGCGCCTGCTGCCGCGGGCCGAGCGCCTGCGCGCCTTCGCCCGGCGCGCCGTCGCCCAGCGCGACATCGCCGAGCGCGATCGCCTCGCCGGCGCCATGCACCGGATGATCTTCTGGGGCTTCGCCGTCCTGTTTCTCGCCACCGTTCTCACCGCCATCGATCACGACCTCGGCATCCCGCTGCTGCACGGCCCATTCTATCTGTTCTTCGCCTTTGTCGTGGACCTGTTCGGGGTGCTGTTCATTGCCGGCCTGTTGCTGGCGGTCTACCGCCGCTATGTCGTGCGCCTCGCCCAGCTCGGCTACGGCCGTCCCGGCGACGCCGCGGCGTTGCTCTGCCTGCTGCTGGCCGGCGTCACCGGCTTCTGGCTCGAAGGTGCGCGCATCGCGCTCGACGGTTGGCCGGATTATGAACGGCTCTCCTTCGCCGGTTGGTTCAGTGGGCTGCTGCTCGAACCGCTGGTGTCGTCGTGGCCGTCGGCGCATCGGATCATCTGGAGCCTGCACATCGCCGCGGTCAGCGCGCTGTTTGCGTGCCTGCCGTTCACGCGCCTCCTGCACATGCTTGCGACGCCGGCCAACTTACTGTTACGTGCGCGCCCGTTGGGGGGGTTGCGGCCGGTGCGCGGCGAGGCCGCGCCGCAAGCCACGTTCGCGGCCTTCAGCTGGAAGCAGTTGCTCGAACTCGACGCCTGCACCAGTTGCGGCCGGTGCTCGCAGGTCTGCCCGGCCACTACCGCCGGCAAGCCGCTGTCGCCGATGCTGGTGATCCAACACCTGCGCGAAGCGCTTGCGGGCGAGCGGCCGGCCGGCGATCTCATCGGTGCGGTGGTCGCCCCCGACGAGCTGTGGTCGTGCACCACCTGCGGCGCTTGCGAGGAAGTCTGCCCGGTGGCCATCAATCACATCGATCGCCTGGTGGACTTGCGCCGCGTGCTGGTTGACCGCGGCGAAATTCAAGCCACCGGCGCGCGCGCGCTCGAAAGCATGTTGGGCAAGGACAATCCCTGGGACCACGCCCCCGGCGAACGCGCGCGCTGGGCCGAGCGGCTGGGCCTGCGCGTGCTGCGCGAGGGCGAGTCGTGCGACACCATCTACTGGATCGGCTGCGCCGGCGCTTACGACGAACAGGCCCGCAGCGTCTCCGAGGCGGTGGCCAAGCTGCTCCAGCGCGCCGGCGTGGACTTCGCCATCCTCGGCGCCCGCGAAGGCTGCACCGGCGACCTCGCGCGCCGGCTGGGCGAGGAAGGGCTGTTCGCGGAGCTGGCCCGCCGCAACACCGCTGTGATTCGCGCCCACGGCGTGACACGAATTATCACCCACTGCCCGCATTGCCTGAACACTTTTCGCACGGAGTACGATCTCGCGGGCATCGAGATCGTTCACCACAGCCAGTTACTACAGCAGTTGGTGAGCGCTGGCCGCTTGCAGCCGGCGCGGCCGGCGGCTCAGCGCGTCACCCTGCACGACCCCTGCTACCTCGGCCGCTACAACGGCCTATTCGACCAGCCGCGCGCCGCGCTCGCCGCGATCCCGCAGGTCGAGCTGAAGGAGATGCCGCGGGCACGGGCACAGTCGTTCTGCTGCGGCGGCGGCGGCGGCCAGGTGTTGATCGACGTAAAGGGCGGCCAGCGTATCCCCAACCTCCGCTTTGCCGAGGCCGCCGCCCTCGACGTCGACGTGATCGCCACCGCCTGCCCGTTCTGCAAGATCATGCTAGCCCCGGTGCCCGCCGAAGGCGGCCTCGAAGGCCGAGTGGTCGTGAAAGACATTGCCGAGCTGCTGGCCCAGGCGTGCCTATGAACATCGCCGTCTGCCTCAAGCAGGTGCTCGATGCCAGTGTGCCGCTGCGAGTGGTCAATGGCGCGGTGCAGCAGGACGCGCCCCGACCGATCATGCGGCTGGGTGCGGCCGATCGCACGGCGCTGGCGGAAGCGCTGGCGCTGCGGGCGCGCTGCGGCGGGCAGGTCACCGCCGTTAGCGCCGGCGCCGCCGACGCCGTCGACGCTTTGCGCTACGCCCTCGCCCGCGGCGTTGACCGTGCCGTTCAGATGACCGGTGCCGATCCGCTCGATCCCGTTGCCAGCGCCCTGGCGGCGGCGGTTGCGCTGGTTGTAGGCCCCGACCTGGTCCTCTGCGGCAATGCTTCCGGGGATGGCGCCTCGGGGCGCTTTGCGGCGGAGTTGGCAGCTCGTCTGGCGACACCGCTGGTGACGCGTGTCGCGGCGATCACACCCGCGCACGGGCGCCACCTATGGTTGGAGCGCCGCCTCGAACGCGGCGAGCGCGAACGCGTGCGCTGCCCCCTGCCCGCGGTGCTGGCGGTGGAGCCGGCGCTAGCCGAGGCCGGCTACGTGTCACTGCGGGCGCTGCGCGCGGCGGCGCTGCTGCCGATCGAGGTCCAGGTCGCTGTGCCTAGCGGCGCGGAGCCGCTGTGCGAGCTGATTGCCCTCGAGCCGGCACGGCCGCGCCCGAAGCGCATCAGCGCGCCGGCCGCGGGACTGTCGGCGATGGACCGATTGACCCACGCCATCACCGGCGGCATGCAGCACAAGCGCAGCGGTGAGTTCGTCGAAGGCGCCCCGGCGCAGGTCGCCGCCGAGATCGTGCGCTTCCTCGAGGAACGCGGCTTCAGCGGCGAGCGCCGAGGAGGAGGCAATGGCTGACTTCGACTACCTGTTCACCCCGATCAAGGTCGGGACAATGACGGTGCCCAACCGCATCTGCGAGACCACCTATTCCATCAACGCCGGCCGGGCCGACGGCTTGCCCGACGCCGCCTTCATCGAGCACCACTTGCAAAAGGCGCGCGGCGGCGTCGGCTGGATCGGCAGCCAGACCTGGCTGCTGCCCACGCCCTTGCCGCCGGGCCACGCCGGCGAGGTACTGGCGGGACAGGGGGCGATTTCGTTTGCCGTCTACCAGTCGCCGAAGTTCGTCGAGCGAGTCAGGCAATTCACCGACGCGGTGCGCGCCTGCGGCGCGGTCAGCGTCATGCAGCTCACTCACCTGCAATCGCTGATGGGCCCGTCGCCGGTGCCGATCTCTCTGCTGTACGATCACGTCCCCTCCGCACTCGAGCCGGAGCACATCGAGTTCATCCTCGACACTTATTGGAAGGCAGCGGAGAAGTTCCACGAAGCGGGGGCCGACGCGGTCGAGATCCATTGCGCTCACGAGACGCTGCCGCAGTGGTTTCTGTCGCCCTACACCAACAAGCGCGGCGATCAGTGGGGTGGCTCGCCGGAGAATCGCGTCCGCTTCGTCGTCGAAGCCGTCCGCCGCATTCGCGAGCGGGTAGCGCGCGAGTTGAACGTCGGGCTGCGCATCAACGCCGACGAGTACAAAGAAGGCGGCTATACCCTCGAAGACATGAAGGCGATGGCGCAGCTGATCTGCAGCCAGGTGTCGCTCGACTTCCTCAACGTCGACGTCGGCTCGCCCTGGGGCATGCCGAGCTACATTCCGCCGATGCAGTATCCGCTGGCGGCCTTCGCCTACGCCGCCGCCGAGATTCGCCAGGTGGTCAACCTGCCCGTGCTCTACGCCGGCCGCGTCAACGATCCGGTGTTGGCCGAGCGCCTGCTGGCGGAAGGCCAGGCCGATCTGATCGGGATGACGCGCGCCTCGCTCGCCGATCCCGACTTCCCGCGCAAGGCGCGTTCCGGGCAGCTCGACGACATTCGCAAGTGCATCGGCTGCAACACCTGCATCGGCAAGGTCATCCACGACGAGGTCAAGTCGCCGGTGTGCGCGGTCAATCCGGTCATCGGCCACGAACGCGAGTGGGCCGCGGTCGCGCCGGCCAAGACGCCCAAGCGCGTAATCGTGATCGGCGCCGGTGCCGGCGGGCTCGAAGCCGCGCGGGTGGCGGCCATGCGTGGTCACAAGGTGATCGTGCTGGAGCGCAACGCCGAGATCGGTGGCCAGCTGCTGATTGCCGCCAAGGCACCGCGGCGCGAGGGTTTCCTCGACTTTCCGCGCTACCAAGAATTTCAGCTGCGCCGGCTGAACGTCAAGCTGCGGCTCAATACCGTGGCCACGGCCGAAATGGTGCTCGGCTTGCAGCCCGAGGTGGTGATTGCTGCCACCGGCTCGCTGCCGCGAACGCTCGAGGTAGCGGGCAGTGGTCAGGACAACGTCGTGCAAAGCTGGGACGTGCTGCGCGGCACCCGCGAAGTCGGCGGCCGCGTCGTCATCGTCTCGGAGGACGACGGCATGGAAACCCCGAGCGTGGCCGACTTCCTCGCCGCCCAAGGCAAGCAGGTGGAGATCTTGCACAAGTGGCTGATGATCGGCAGCCGCATCGAGCGCTACACCCAGGGCATCGTCTTCTACTGGCTCTATAAGAACGGCGTCGTGATCAGCCCTTCGACCCGCGTGCGCGCTATCGAGGGCTCGACCGTTATCGCGTACAACTCACACACCAGCGCAGAGCGGCGCATCGAAGGCGTCGACCACGTCGTGCTGAGTCTCGGAAGCCAGGGCGACAACGGCTTGTACCGGGCGCTCAAGGGCCGGGTGCCGGAGCTCTACCTGGTGGGCTCAGCCTTCGCCCCGCGCCGCCTGGTCGAGGCCACCCAGCATGGCGCCCGCATCGGCAAGATGATCTGAGCGCATGGACCTGAGTTACAGCCACGAAGACGAAGAGTTTCGTGCCCGCGTGCGCCGGTGGTTGCGGCTGCACCTGGCTGAAGCCGCCAAGGCTCCACGCGAGCCGTCGGCGGCCATTGAGCACGCCAAGGCTTGGCAGCGCCGGATGTACGAGGCCGGCTTCGTCGGCATCGCCTGGCCCGAGGCTTACGGCGGGCAGGCGGCATCGCTCACCCAACAGGTGGTGCTCAACGAGGAGCTGGCGCGCTCCGGCGCACCACCGCTGATCAACACCATCGGGCTCAACATCCTCGGCCCGGCGTTGATCCTGCACGGCAGCGAGGAACAGAAGCGGCGCTTCCTGCCCCGGATACTGGCTGCCGAAGACATCTGGTGCCAGGGCTTCTCCGAGCCCGATGCCGGCTCTGATCTCGCTGCGCTGCGCACGCGCGCGGTCGTCGACGGCGATGTCTTCATTGTCAACGGCCAGAAGCTGTGGACCAGCCTCGGGCCGATCGCCGACTGGTGCTTCTTGCTAGTGCGCACCGACACCGCGGTGCCGAAGCAGGAGGGCATCAGCTATCTACTGATGGATATGAAGTC containing:
- a CDS encoding FAD-dependent oxidoreductase — translated: MADFDYLFTPIKVGTMTVPNRICETTYSINAGRADGLPDAAFIEHHLQKARGGVGWIGSQTWLLPTPLPPGHAGEVLAGQGAISFAVYQSPKFVERVRQFTDAVRACGAVSVMQLTHLQSLMGPSPVPISLLYDHVPSALEPEHIEFILDTYWKAAEKFHEAGADAVEIHCAHETLPQWFLSPYTNKRGDQWGGSPENRVRFVVEAVRRIRERVARELNVGLRINADEYKEGGYTLEDMKAMAQLICSQVSLDFLNVDVGSPWGMPSYIPPMQYPLAAFAYAAAEIRQVVNLPVLYAGRVNDPVLAERLLAEGQADLIGMTRASLADPDFPRKARSGQLDDIRKCIGCNTCIGKVIHDEVKSPVCAVNPVIGHEREWAAVAPAKTPKRVIVIGAGAGGLEAARVAAMRGHKVIVLERNAEIGGQLLIAAKAPRREGFLDFPRYQEFQLRRLNVKLRLNTVATAEMVLGLQPEVVIAATGSLPRTLEVAGSGQDNVVQSWDVLRGTREVGGRVVIVSEDDGMETPSVADFLAAQGKQVEILHKWLMIGSRIERYTQGIVFYWLYKNGVVISPSTRVRAIEGSTVIAYNSHTSAERRIEGVDHVVLSLGSQGDNGLYRALKGRVPELYLVGSAFAPRRLVEATQHGARIGKMI
- a CDS encoding respiratory nitrate reductase subunit gamma, with the translated sequence MTPAREILGNIPPGLQAAMYVATLGAAAVAALKIAAQVRRWRRGGPEPRLLPRAERLRAFARRAVAQRDIAERDRLAGAMHRMIFWGFAVLFLATVLTAIDHDLGIPLLHGPFYLFFAFVVDLFGVLFIAGLLLAVYRRYVVRLAQLGYGRPGDAAALLCLLLAGVTGFWLEGARIALDGWPDYERLSFAGWFSGLLLEPLVSSWPSAHRIIWSLHIAAVSALFACLPFTRLLHMLATPANLLLRARPLGGLRPVRGEAAPQATFAAFSWKQLLELDACTSCGRCSQVCPATTAGKPLSPMLVIQHLREALAGERPAGDLIGAVVAPDELWSCTTCGACEEVCPVAINHIDRLVDLRRVLVDRGEIQATGARALESMLGKDNPWDHAPGERARWAERLGLRVLREGESCDTIYWIGCAGAYDEQARSVSEAVAKLLQRAGVDFAILGAREGCTGDLARRLGEEGLFAELARRNTAVIRAHGVTRIITHCPHCLNTFRTEYDLAGIEIVHHSQLLQQLVSAGRLQPARPAAQRVTLHDPCYLGRYNGLFDQPRAALAAIPQVELKEMPRARAQSFCCGGGGGQVLIDVKGGQRIPNLRFAEAAALDVDVIATACPFCKIMLAPVPAEGGLEGRVVVKDIAELLAQACL